From the genome of Candidatus Coatesbacteria bacterium:
ATCGTCACGCCTTGTCTGGCCGAAGGGGTCGCAGTCTGCCCCGACTGCGGGGCGGAGAACCCGGCGGAGGCCGACTACTGCTCCGAGTGCGGCGCCGGGCTACCTGCAATTCCGCTGGAAACCGCTGAAGACGGAATAAAGG
Proteins encoded in this window:
- a CDS encoding zinc-ribbon domain-containing protein; its protein translation is MERVIALLVLLVAIVTPCLAEGVAVCPDCGAENPAEADYCSECGAGLPAIPLETAEDGIK